A section of the Capra hircus breed San Clemente chromosome 23, ASM170441v1, whole genome shotgun sequence genome encodes:
- the LOC102178319 gene encoding histone H3.1, protein MARTKQTARKSTGGKAPRKQLATKAARKSAPATGGVKKPHRYRPGTVALREIRRYQKSTELLIRKLPFQRLVREIAQDFKTDLRFQSSAVMALQEACEAYLVGLFEDTNLCAIHAKRVTIMPKDIQLARRIRGERA, encoded by the coding sequence ATGGCTCGAACTAAGCAGACTGCTCGGAAGTCTACCGGCGGCAAGGCACCACGCAAGCAGCTCGCCACCAAAGCGGCCCGCAAGAGCGCGCCGGCCACCGGCGGCGTGAAGAAGCCGCACCGCTACCGGCCCGGCACGGTAGCTCTGCGCGAGATCCGCCGTTACCAGAAGTCCACGGAGCTGCTGATCCGTAAGCTGCCGTTCCAGCGGCTGGTGCGCGAAATCGCGCAAGATTTCAAGACTGACCTGCGCTTCCAGAGCTCGGCCGTGATGGCGCTGCAGGAGGCGTGCGAGGCCTATCTGGTGGGGCTCTTCGAGGACACTAACCTGTGTGCCATCCACGCCAAGCGCGTCACCATCATGCCCAAGGACATTCAGCTTGCCCGCCGCATCCGCGGAGAGAGGGCGTGA